A single region of the Halanaerobiaceae bacterium ANBcell28 genome encodes:
- a CDS encoding carbohydrate ABC transporter permease, with protein MLFKRKRKLEDILLDTFVYSSLIFLIIVTLYPFLNTLAVSLNEGLDSIRGGIYLWPRKFTLDNYRIMLTRTSTFRAAGVSVARTVITTVFGTFFTAMLAYVISRKDFVLRKFVSMIYILTMYVNGGLIPTYFLYRNLGLTNNFWVYVLPGLVHAFNLIIIRTYIQDLPESLIESAKMDGAGEFTVFMRIILPLCKPVLATVAIFTAVFHWNAWFDVFLYNPSNPALSTLSYELQKILATAQSMTGSMEQAMARAAAGTNQITPRAIRATMTIIVTVPIAVIYPFLQKYFVHGLTLGGVKE; from the coding sequence ATGTTATTTAAACGAAAAAGAAAATTAGAAGATATTTTACTTGATACATTTGTATACTCATCTCTTATATTTTTAATAATTGTAACTCTATATCCTTTTTTAAATACACTTGCTGTTTCTCTTAATGAAGGCCTTGATAGTATTAGAGGTGGTATATATCTTTGGCCTCGAAAGTTTACTCTTGATAATTATCGTATTATGTTAACAAGAACTTCTACCTTTCGAGCTGCTGGAGTATCTGTGGCACGTACAGTAATTACTACAGTCTTTGGTACTTTTTTTACCGCGATGCTGGCTTATGTTATTAGTAGAAAAGATTTTGTTTTAAGGAAATTTGTATCGATGATTTACATATTAACAATGTATGTTAATGGTGGTTTAATACCGACCTACTTTCTTTATCGGAATTTGGGTTTAACCAATAATTTTTGGGTATATGTTTTACCTGGTCTTGTCCACGCTTTTAATCTAATAATTATTAGAACATATATACAGGATTTACCTGAAAGTCTTATTGAGTCAGCAAAAATGGATGGAGCTGGAGAATTTACAGTCTTTATGCGTATTATTTTACCATTATGCAAGCCGGTGCTGGCGACAGTTGCTATATTTACTGCAGTTTTTCACTGGAACGCCTGGTTTGATGTCTTTCTTTACAATCCGTCAAACCCAGCTTTAAGCACACTTTCATATGAATTGCAGAAAATACTTGCAACAGCACAATCTATGACCGGATCTATGGAACAGGCAATGGCTCGTGCTGCAGCAGGTACAAATCAAATTACACCTAGAGCTATTAGAGCTACTATGACGATTATTGTTACTGTGCCTATAGCTGTAATTTATCCTTTCTTGCAAAAATACTTCGTTCATGGATTGACTCTAGGTGGCGTAAAAGAGTAA
- a CDS encoding ABC transporter permease subunit: MSDNLIRNTALIPKESGFWYKLWKQRALVLMSLPFIIYVVIFRYVPIWGWIMAFQNWMPARGILGSAWVGLDNFRMLFEDPIFYQVFRNTLAMNFIKLFAGMFFSILLALTLNEVRNLTFKRITQTISYLPYFISWVVGANLVIAMLSTDGGIINDILLALNIIESPIMFMGKPELFWWIVGGSHVWKEVGFGAILYLAAMTAINPALYEAATIDGASRLQRIRYITLPGIKNVIIILLIINIGMVMQQGFEQIYLLSNQRVIEYSRIFTIFELDYGIRMMRYSFTTAVGIFRSLVSIILVFAANYVAKRMNQERLF, from the coding sequence GTGAGTGACAATCTTATAAGAAATACAGCTCTTATTCCAAAAGAAAGTGGTTTTTGGTATAAACTATGGAAACAACGAGCTTTAGTACTAATGTCATTACCTTTTATTATTTATGTTGTAATTTTTAGATATGTTCCTATCTGGGGTTGGATAATGGCATTTCAAAATTGGATGCCTGCTAGAGGTATTTTAGGTTCAGCTTGGGTTGGATTAGATAATTTCAGGATGTTATTTGAAGATCCTATTTTTTATCAAGTTTTTCGTAATACTTTAGCCATGAATTTTATTAAGCTTTTTGCAGGTATGTTTTTTTCTATTTTACTTGCATTAACTTTAAATGAGGTTAGAAACTTAACATTTAAAAGAATTACTCAGACTATTTCATATTTACCGTATTTTATTTCATGGGTAGTTGGCGCTAATTTAGTTATTGCTATGCTATCTACTGATGGTGGAATCATAAATGATATTTTATTAGCTTTAAATATTATAGAAAGCCCTATCATGTTTATGGGTAAACCTGAACTTTTTTGGTGGATTGTGGGTGGGTCCCACGTCTGGAAAGAAGTAGGTTTTGGTGCTATTCTTTATCTGGCAGCTATGACAGCAATTAATCCTGCCTTATATGAGGCAGCCACTATTGATGGAGCTAGCCGACTCCAGAGAATTCGATATATAACATTACCTGGAATCAAGAATGTTATTATTATTCTTTTAATAATAAATATAGGGATGGTAATGCAACAGGGTTTTGAACAAATATATTTATTAAGCAATCAGAGAGTTATAGAGTATTCAAGAATTTTTACGATTTTTGAACTAGATTATGGAATTAGAATGATGAGATATTCTTTTACAACAGCAGTTGGTATCTTTAGAAGTTTAGTAAGTATTATACTGGTGTTTGCTGCAAATTATGTAGCTAAACGTATGAATCAGGAAAGGCTATTTTAG